In Bosea vestrisii, the following are encoded in one genomic region:
- a CDS encoding nucleotidyltransferase family protein, with protein MQTSSPPIRRAMVLAAGLGKRMRPVTDTMPKPLVAIAGKTMLDHALDRLAEAGVADAVVNVHYLAEQIEARVAGRTRPQITISDERDVLLETGGGVKKALPLLGAEPFFHVNSDSLWSERGASNLAAMAAAWDAARMDMLLLLAERESSVGFDGAGDFFRDEAGRLRRRGGVASAPHIYAGVAIIKPELFADTPDGPFSLNLLFDRCIAAGTLFGHLLDGRWLHVGTPEAIPLAEQAYAAHQGS; from the coding sequence ATGCAGACCAGTTCGCCGCCGATCCGCCGGGCCATGGTGCTCGCCGCCGGGCTCGGCAAGCGCATGCGCCCGGTCACCGACACCATGCCGAAGCCGCTGGTCGCGATCGCCGGCAAGACCATGCTCGACCATGCGCTCGACCGTCTGGCCGAGGCCGGGGTCGCGGACGCTGTGGTCAATGTCCATTATCTCGCCGAGCAGATCGAGGCGCGCGTCGCCGGGCGCACACGCCCGCAGATCACCATCTCCGACGAGCGCGACGTCCTGCTCGAAACCGGCGGCGGGGTGAAGAAGGCGCTGCCGCTGCTCGGCGCCGAGCCGTTCTTCCACGTCAATTCGGATTCGCTCTGGAGTGAGCGAGGGGCATCGAATCTCGCCGCCATGGCTGCCGCCTGGGATGCCGCGCGCATGGACATGCTGCTCCTGCTCGCCGAGCGTGAGAGCAGCGTCGGCTTCGACGGCGCCGGCGACTTCTTCCGCGACGAGGCCGGCCGGCTGAGGAGGCGCGGTGGGGTCGCGAGCGCGCCTCACATCTATGCCGGTGTCGCGATCATCAAGCCGGAGCTGTTCGCCGATACGCCTGATGGGCCGTTCTCGCTCAACCTGCTGTTCGACCGCTGCATCGCCGCGGGGACTCTTTTCGGGCATCTGCTCGACGGCCGCTGGCTGCATGTCGGCACGCCCGAGGCGATCCCGCTGGCGGAGCAGGCCTACGCCGCCCATCAGGGCAGCTGA
- the addB gene encoding double-strand break repair protein AddB, which yields MAGLNLFSIPAGAPFLSVLAQALIAGRFGRAFDPGDPAALSRTTLYLPTRRAARAFSAVLAEKLGGRPLLLPRIVPLGDVDEAETALIAGASDALALERLAPIDPLRRRFILTTLISAWGRTANRQHLKLDPAEPSLMPATLAEAWGLAGDLAHLLDQLQTEGVLPARLKGLDAARFDEIWQFNARFLDIIAEAWPAILEQRAECDPAEFRNRMLAAERDRLLAGDFHGPVIAAGSTGTVPATARLLAALARAPNGAVVLPDLDEALSEQGWRAIIQEPAPSHPQAALHRLLDEIGASRDEIVTLAEPSPGLESRRDLLRRALLPASITDDWAGAAPIAPGALDGLRIVEAADEREEALAAALALREALEEPGARAALITPDRGLAERVAVELRRWGIQADDSAGMPLGRWPAGALLRLALDAVEAELSPASLVALLAHPHCRLGLPEPRLRQGAAALEIGCWRGEAVGPGFAGLRRAFEAMPDLREATYAPRPRRRLTDEDIGAAEEVLAALEDALAPLAAALAGSSPGLREIAAQARHAIETLSCDETGAILAWRGPDGEALTALFDDLDAALPEAPGEGRARDWIAILEGLIGERVVHRSDPGHPRVKIWGLLEARLLEAEHVVLGGLIESVWPPAAETDSFINRPMRAELGLSPPERRIGQTAHDFVAAALAGKVTLTRARKAGEAETIPSRFWQRLKAVAPADAWAVAEARGQELVTWAGLLTAPADLLPVPRPKPYPAPHLQPRRFSVTEVETLYRDPYAVYARKILRLDALPELVEDPGATDRGSLLHDIVGTFAETYPEQVPAGALGSLIEIGERFFRAYEDTPEVRAFWWPRFLLIAQNFLGWEERRRPDLARIAVERDTQGEFPLADGSSILLTGRADRVEVTREGSLRIIDFKTGAPPSDDQVRLGFAPQLTLEAELAQRHGFSPDILPGPVAALMYLRLNHDPKSWEKDKKLSFKDEQQADVTARHLAQLLDHLAALRVGREPWLSRRAPAYIKYASPYDQLARVKEWSAAPDLGSEAGDEA from the coding sequence ATGGCCGGGCTCAACCTGTTCAGCATCCCGGCCGGCGCGCCCTTCCTCTCCGTGCTCGCGCAGGCGCTGATCGCCGGCCGCTTCGGCCGGGCGTTCGACCCCGGCGACCCCGCCGCACTTTCGCGCACCACGCTCTATCTGCCGACACGCCGCGCCGCGCGCGCCTTCTCGGCGGTCCTCGCGGAAAAGCTCGGCGGCAGGCCGCTGCTGCTGCCGCGGATCGTCCCGCTCGGCGATGTCGACGAGGCCGAGACGGCGCTGATCGCTGGGGCGAGTGATGCTTTGGCGCTGGAGCGGCTCGCTCCGATCGACCCGCTGCGCCGCCGCTTCATCTTGACGACGCTGATCTCGGCCTGGGGCCGCACCGCCAACCGCCAGCACCTCAAGCTCGATCCGGCCGAGCCCTCGCTCATGCCGGCGACGCTGGCCGAGGCCTGGGGGCTCGCCGGCGATCTCGCCCATCTGCTCGACCAGTTGCAGACCGAAGGCGTCTTGCCGGCCCGGCTGAAGGGGCTCGACGCTGCCCGCTTCGACGAGATCTGGCAGTTCAACGCGCGTTTCCTCGACATCATCGCCGAAGCCTGGCCGGCGATCCTTGAACAGCGGGCCGAATGCGATCCGGCCGAATTCCGCAATCGCATGCTCGCCGCCGAGCGCGACCGCCTGCTTGCCGGCGATTTCCATGGGCCGGTGATCGCGGCCGGCTCGACCGGCACGGTTCCGGCGACGGCCCGTCTGCTCGCCGCGCTCGCCCGCGCCCCGAACGGCGCCGTCGTGCTGCCCGATCTCGACGAGGCGCTTTCCGAGCAGGGCTGGCGCGCCATCATCCAGGAGCCGGCGCCCTCGCATCCGCAGGCAGCGCTGCATCGGCTGCTCGATGAGATCGGCGCGAGCCGAGACGAGATCGTCACCCTTGCCGAGCCTTCGCCTGGGCTGGAATCGCGCCGCGACCTGCTGCGCCGGGCCCTGCTGCCGGCTTCGATCACTGATGATTGGGCCGGGGCTGCCCCCATTGCACCCGGGGCGCTGGACGGTCTGCGCATCGTCGAGGCGGCGGATGAGCGCGAGGAGGCGCTCGCCGCAGCGCTTGCCTTGCGCGAGGCGCTGGAGGAACCGGGCGCCCGCGCCGCCCTGATCACGCCGGATCGTGGCCTCGCCGAACGCGTCGCCGTCGAGCTCCGGCGCTGGGGCATCCAGGCCGATGATTCCGCCGGAATGCCGCTTGGGCGCTGGCCGGCCGGCGCTCTGCTGCGCCTCGCGCTCGATGCGGTCGAGGCGGAGCTCTCGCCTGCGAGCTTGGTCGCGCTGCTGGCGCATCCGCACTGCCGGCTGGGCCTGCCCGAGCCGCGCTTGCGACAGGGCGCTGCGGCGCTGGAGATCGGCTGCTGGCGCGGCGAGGCGGTCGGTCCCGGCTTTGCAGGCCTGCGCCGCGCCTTCGAGGCGATGCCGGATTTGCGCGAGGCGACCTACGCTCCGCGGCCGCGCCGCAGGCTGACCGACGAGGATATCGGCGCCGCTGAAGAGGTGCTCGCTGCGCTGGAGGACGCGCTCGCCCCGCTCGCTGCGGCACTGGCGGGTTCCTCGCCGGGATTGCGCGAGATCGCGGCGCAAGCTCGCCATGCGATCGAGACACTGAGTTGCGACGAGACCGGCGCAATCCTCGCCTGGCGCGGCCCGGATGGCGAGGCATTGACCGCCCTGTTCGATGATCTCGACGCCGCACTGCCGGAGGCGCCGGGCGAGGGCCGCGCCCGCGACTGGATCGCGATCCTCGAAGGGCTGATCGGCGAGCGCGTCGTGCACCGCAGCGATCCCGGCCATCCCCGGGTCAAGATCTGGGGACTGCTCGAAGCCCGTCTGCTCGAGGCCGAGCATGTCGTGCTCGGCGGGCTGATCGAAAGCGTCTGGCCGCCGGCGGCGGAGACGGATTCCTTCATCAACCGGCCGATGCGGGCCGAGCTCGGCCTCTCGCCACCGGAACGGCGCATCGGCCAGACCGCGCATGACTTCGTTGCGGCGGCGCTCGCCGGCAAGGTGACGCTGACCCGCGCCCGCAAGGCGGGCGAGGCCGAGACGATCCCCTCGCGCTTCTGGCAGCGGCTCAAGGCGGTGGCGCCGGCGGACGCCTGGGCGGTAGCCGAAGCGCGTGGCCAGGAGCTGGTGACCTGGGCGGGATTGCTGACCGCGCCGGCCGATCTTTTGCCTGTGCCGCGGCCAAAACCCTATCCAGCGCCGCATCTGCAGCCGCGCCGGTTCAGCGTCACCGAGGTCGAGACGCTCTATCGCGACCCCTATGCGGTCTATGCCCGCAAGATTCTCAGGCTCGATGCCCTGCCGGAGCTGGTAGAGGATCCCGGCGCGACCGATCGCGGCTCGCTGCTGCACGATATCGTCGGAACCTTCGCCGAGACCTATCCCGAGCAGGTGCCTGCCGGCGCGCTCGGCAGCCTGATCGAGATCGGCGAGCGCTTCTTCCGTGCCTATGAGGACACCCCCGAGGTGCGCGCCTTCTGGTGGCCGCGTTTTCTGTTGATTGCGCAGAACTTCCTCGGCTGGGAGGAAAGGCGGCGGCCGGACCTCGCCCGCATCGCGGTCGAGCGCGACACACAAGGCGAATTCCCACTGGCGGACGGTTCTTCGATCCTGCTGACCGGCCGCGCCGACCGCGTCGAGGTCACGCGCGAGGGGTCCTTACGCATCATCGATTTCAAGACCGGCGCGCCGCCGAGCGATGACCAGGTCCGACTCGGCTTCGCCCCGCAATTGACGCTTGAAGCCGAACTCGCCCAGCGCCACGGTTTCTCGCCCGACATCCTGCCCGGCCCGGTCGCGGCGCTGATGTATCTGCGGCTCAACCACGATCCGAAGAGCTGGGAGAAGGACAAGAAGCTGTCGTTCAAGGATGAGCAGCAGGCAGACGTCACCGCCCGCCATCTCGCCCAGTTGCTCGATCATCTTGCCGCGCTGCGCGTCGGCCGCGAGCCCTGGCTGTCGCGCCGCGCGCCGGCCTACATCAAATACGCCAGCCCCTATGACCAGCTCGCCCGGGTCAAGGAATGGTCGGCCGCGCCCGATCTCGGCAGCGAAGCTGGAGACGAGGCATGA
- the addA gene encoding double-strand break repair helicase AddA: MTPVGWTIPAQTSRAQSLATEPDLSAWVSANAGSGKTHVLVNRVLRLLLDGVAPGRMLCITYTKAAAANMSNRVFRALSAWAVATDTILWKVLTELTGQLPAPSDIGRARRLFAQALETPGGLKIETIHAFCTRVLQSAPFEANVPPRFEVADDLAQSELMRDARRDLLAAAEADSDGPQARALRFMAEHAAQDTFDQIMREALHQRAVFSDAEGRARKSEEIVEGLSAFLGISPELTAEAARQRFQRELVTVPDLERLLATFETGSATRIKAAVAIRVAVADAPGIDPVAACRAGLLTAEGNVAQHVRGKGNSALPADLDAALDALAACLTEAIDQLNAIAVRERSAALAVLVTHILAAYRKLKAQRSLLDYDDLIAKTRSLLDRVDPAWALYKLDAGIDHILLDEAQDTSEAQWAILRRLSEEFSAGEGAREQVRPRTVFVVGDEKQSIYGFQGAAPAHFSEERRLLGRRLQEAGQRFEPISLTTSFRSAPDIMRAVDAVFAPREHWRGLVFDGGAGPERHDTVKRLAIGAVDLWPVSGDDAGDKPDAWTAPVDAPERRSGLVKLAARIADVLKRWSDAGRDDIGRPFKPGDVMILLRQRGALFEAIVKALKDRGVPVAGRDRLTLADHPAVEDLAALGRTILLPQDDLSLAITLKTPLFGLDDEDLMRLAPERKGSLREAFRKAAQSEPRYAAIEARLTELAEEAGRCGPFRFFAGLLGPGGGRNLALARLGPEAADALDAFLSAALDHERRYGPSLAGFLHHIGAVATQVKRDLSASAGEVRVMTVHGSKGLEAPVVILADLGVAPGERRLPKLMAVVPPRGQHVPVWPTKRADDPTAMRRAKDAVVAQMIEEHHRLLYVALTRAEDRLILCGTQAKGEAPEGSWYAMAGTGLAGSEPWLRDVPAPDGDGEVRRFMVSQPGDVAAEESAAAVVATTSPDWLTRAAPDEAEPAPPLRPSSALAAADGQDRPNDGPFLAGAAAAGRLAHLLLQVLPEVPPERRASTAHALAEARGGSLPQERRAGIVEDALALIAAPEFGGLFGPGSLAEVPLAGEIIMADGSRRPVQGRIDRLAVGDDEVLIADFKTAARPPENATALPASTLAQLAVYRRLVGEIYPGRRVRAIAIYTASLKPLEPGAELLDATLATMTDQPRFTGR; this comes from the coding sequence ATGACGCCGGTCGGCTGGACCATCCCCGCGCAGACCAGCCGGGCGCAGTCATTGGCGACCGAGCCGGACCTCAGTGCCTGGGTCTCGGCCAATGCCGGCTCTGGCAAGACCCATGTGCTGGTCAACCGCGTGCTCAGGCTGCTGCTCGACGGCGTCGCGCCCGGCCGCATGCTCTGCATCACCTATACCAAGGCCGCCGCCGCCAACATGTCGAACCGGGTGTTCAGGGCGCTCTCGGCCTGGGCCGTGGCCACAGATACGATCCTCTGGAAGGTGCTGACGGAGCTGACTGGACAATTGCCTGCGCCGAGCGATATCGGCCGGGCGCGGCGGCTGTTCGCGCAGGCGCTGGAGACGCCGGGCGGGCTGAAGATCGAGACGATCCATGCCTTCTGCACCCGCGTGCTGCAGAGCGCGCCCTTCGAGGCCAACGTCCCGCCGCGCTTCGAGGTCGCCGACGATCTCGCCCAGAGCGAATTGATGCGCGACGCCAGGCGGGATCTGCTGGCAGCGGCCGAGGCCGATTCTGATGGCCCGCAGGCCAGGGCGCTGCGTTTCATGGCCGAGCATGCGGCGCAGGACACCTTCGACCAGATCATGCGCGAGGCCTTGCACCAGCGCGCCGTGTTCAGCGATGCGGAAGGGCGGGCGCGGAAATCGGAGGAGATCGTCGAGGGGCTCAGTGCTTTCCTCGGCATCTCGCCGGAGCTGACGGCCGAGGCAGCACGCCAGCGCTTTCAGCGCGAACTCGTCACCGTACCCGATCTCGAGCGCTTGCTCGCCACCTTCGAGACCGGCAGCGCGACGCGCATCAAGGCCGCGGTCGCGATCAGGGTCGCAGTTGCGGACGCGCCCGGCATCGATCCGGTCGCAGCCTGCCGTGCCGGCCTGCTCACAGCCGAAGGCAATGTCGCCCAGCATGTTCGCGGCAAGGGCAACAGCGCGCTGCCGGCCGATCTCGACGCGGCTCTCGATGCGCTCGCCGCCTGCCTGACCGAAGCGATCGACCAGCTCAACGCCATCGCCGTGCGCGAGCGCAGCGCGGCGCTGGCGGTGCTGGTGACGCATATCCTTGCCGCCTATCGCAAGTTGAAGGCGCAGCGTTCGCTGCTCGACTATGACGATCTGATCGCCAAGACGCGTTCGCTGCTCGACCGGGTCGATCCGGCCTGGGCGCTCTACAAGCTCGACGCCGGCATCGATCATATCCTGCTTGACGAGGCGCAGGACACCAGCGAGGCGCAATGGGCGATCCTGCGCCGCCTCTCCGAGGAGTTCTCGGCCGGAGAGGGCGCGCGCGAGCAGGTGCGGCCCCGAACCGTCTTCGTCGTCGGCGACGAGAAACAGTCGATCTATGGCTTCCAGGGCGCCGCCCCCGCGCATTTCAGCGAGGAAAGGCGGTTGCTTGGCCGGCGCCTCCAGGAAGCCGGCCAGCGCTTCGAACCGATCAGCCTGACCACCTCCTTCCGCTCGGCACCCGACATCATGCGTGCCGTCGACGCGGTGTTCGCGCCCAGGGAACACTGGCGCGGTCTCGTCTTCGACGGCGGCGCCGGACCGGAGCGGCACGACACCGTCAAGCGGTTGGCGATCGGGGCGGTCGATCTTTGGCCGGTCTCCGGCGACGATGCCGGCGACAAGCCCGATGCCTGGACCGCGCCGGTCGACGCGCCCGAGCGGCGCTCGGGCCTGGTCAAGCTCGCCGCCCGGATCGCCGATGTGCTGAAGCGCTGGAGCGATGCCGGTCGCGACGATATCGGCCGCCCGTTCAAGCCCGGCGACGTCATGATCCTGCTACGCCAGCGCGGCGCGCTGTTCGAGGCGATCGTCAAGGCGCTGAAGGATCGCGGCGTGCCGGTTGCCGGCCGCGACCGGCTGACCCTCGCCGACCATCCAGCGGTCGAAGACCTGGCCGCGCTCGGGCGCACCATCCTGCTGCCGCAGGACGATCTCTCGCTGGCGATTACGCTGAAGACGCCGCTCTTCGGCCTCGACGACGAGGACCTCATGCGGCTCGCACCGGAGCGAAAGGGCTCCTTGCGCGAGGCTTTCCGCAAGGCAGCGCAGTCTGAGCCGCGCTACGCCGCGATCGAGGCACGGTTGACCGAGCTCGCCGAGGAAGCCGGACGCTGCGGTCCATTCCGCTTCTTCGCCGGGCTGCTCGGGCCAGGCGGCGGTCGCAATCTCGCACTCGCTCGCCTCGGCCCGGAAGCCGCCGATGCGCTAGACGCTTTCCTCAGTGCCGCGCTCGACCACGAGCGCCGCTACGGCCCCTCGCTCGCCGGCTTCCTGCATCATATCGGCGCAGTGGCGACGCAGGTGAAGCGTGATCTTTCGGCCAGCGCCGGCGAGGTCCGCGTGATGACCGTGCACGGCTCGAAAGGTCTGGAGGCGCCGGTCGTCATCCTCGCCGATCTTGGCGTCGCGCCGGGCGAGCGACGTCTGCCGAAGCTGATGGCGGTCGTGCCGCCGCGTGGGCAGCATGTGCCGGTCTGGCCGACGAAGCGGGCCGATGATCCCACGGCGATGCGGCGCGCCAAGGACGCGGTGGTCGCGCAGATGATCGAGGAGCATCACCGCCTGCTCTATGTCGCGCTGACCCGCGCCGAAGATCGGCTGATCCTCTGCGGCACGCAAGCCAAGGGCGAGGCGCCGGAAGGGTCCTGGTACGCCATGGCCGGGACCGGCCTTGCCGGCTCCGAGCCCTGGCTGCGGGACGTGCCGGCGCCCGATGGCGACGGCGAGGTGCGGCGCTTCATGGTTTCGCAGCCGGGAGACGTGGCGGCCGAGGAAAGCGCTGCGGCGGTGGTCGCGACCACGTCGCCCGACTGGCTGACGCGTGCCGCTCCTGATGAAGCTGAGCCCGCGCCGCCGCTGCGCCCTTCGAGCGCGCTTGCCGCTGCCGATGGACAAGATCGCCCCAATGACGGGCCGTTCCTCGCCGGAGCGGCAGCGGCCGGCCGGCTCGCGCATCTACTGCTGCAGGTCCTCCCGGAGGTGCCGCCCGAGCGGCGCGCCAGCACCGCCCATGCGCTAGCGGAGGCGCGCGGCGGCTCGCTGCCGCAGGAGCGGCGCGCCGGAATCGTCGAGGATGCGCTCGCGCTCATCGCCGCGCCGGAATTCGGCGGCCTGTTCGGACCGGGCAGCCTGGCCGAAGTGCCGCTCGCTGGCGAGATCATCATGGCTGATGGCAGCAGGCGACCGGTGCAGGGCCGGATCGACCGGCTCGCCGTCGGCGATGACGAGGTGCTGATCGCCGACTTCAAGACCGCCGCCCGCCCACCCGAAAATGCCACTGCGTTGCCGGCTTCGACGCTGGCGCAGCTCGCGGTCTATCGGCGGCTCGTCGGTGAGATCTATCCAGGGCGGCGCGTCAGGGCGATCGCGATCTACACGGCGAGCCTGAAGCCGCTGGAGCCCGGCGCCGAGCTGCTCGACGCGACCCTGGCAACTATGACGGATCAGCCCCGCTTCACCGGAAGGTGA
- the trxA gene encoding thioredoxin, giving the protein MATIKVTDASFEADVLKSSEPVVVDFWAEWCGPCRMIGPALEEIAGELNGKVKIVKMNVDENQQIPAQFGIRSIPTLMLFKDGKLASQKVGAAPKSDLSRWISAAV; this is encoded by the coding sequence ATGGCGACGATCAAAGTGACCGATGCGAGCTTCGAGGCCGACGTGTTGAAGTCGAGCGAGCCGGTGGTTGTGGATTTCTGGGCCGAGTGGTGCGGCCCCTGCCGGATGATCGGCCCGGCGCTCGAGGAGATCGCTGGCGAACTCAACGGCAAGGTCAAGATCGTCAAGATGAACGTCGATGAGAACCAGCAGATTCCGGCTCAGTTCGGCATCCGCTCGATCCCGACGCTGATGCTGTTCAAGGACGGCAAGCTGGCCTCGCAGAAGGTCGGTGCTGCCCCCAAGAGCGATCTGTCGCGCTGGATTTCGGCCGCGGTCTGA
- a CDS encoding DoxX family protein, with product MQALNSLNRYAPQALALLRIAAALIFIAHGTQKLFGFPAPPASGLPAMFTLFWFGAILETFGGLLILIGLWTRPVAFILAGEMAYAYWMFHAPRSVYPLLNGGDAAILYCFVFFYLVFAGAGAWALDNRSK from the coding sequence ATGCAGGCTCTCAACTCATTGAACCGCTATGCGCCACAGGCGCTCGCGCTGCTTCGCATCGCGGCGGCGCTGATCTTCATCGCCCATGGCACGCAGAAGCTGTTCGGCTTCCCAGCTCCGCCGGCCAGCGGACTGCCGGCGATGTTCACGCTGTTCTGGTTCGGCGCGATCCTCGAAACCTTCGGCGGCCTGCTCATCCTGATCGGTCTGTGGACCCGCCCCGTCGCCTTCATCCTCGCGGGCGAGATGGCCTATGCCTACTGGATGTTCCATGCACCGCGAAGCGTCTACCCGCTCCTGAATGGCGGCGACGCCGCGATCCTCTACTGCTTCGTCTTCTTCTATCTCGTGTTCGCCGGCGCCGGAGCCTGGGCACTCGACAACCGCTCGAAGTAA
- the hrpB gene encoding ATP-dependent helicase HrpB: MRAFGTPLPIDAVLDALAGSLRERPNAVLVAPPGAGKTTRVPLALLDEPWAKGNGKLIVLEPRRLAARGAANRMAQTLGERVGETVGLRVRLGSKIGPKTRIEVVTEGVFARMILDDPTLDGVAAVLFDEFHERSLDADFGLALALDAQAGLREDLRILVMSATLDGARVARLLGDAEVIESEGRAYPVETRYLGRDPLKRIEDQVTEAVLQALNEQVGSLLVFLPGQGEIRRVEERLREKIRDPATEIAPLYGALDQAEQDRAVLPAPKNKRKVVLATSIAETSLTIEGVRVVIDAGLARVPLYEPDIGVTRLVTQRASRAASDQRRGRAGRTEPGICYRLWEEAGNGALEAFARPEILSADLAPLLLDCAAWGVIDPTTLAFLDPPPAPALKEARALLNDLDALSPDGRITEDGKALQVLPLPPRLAHMVVGAAHYRQAEPATLLAALLVERGLGGDAIDLAERLERFGRERSGRAGDMRRLAEGWARQAASKVQAGAEQPLSPGFLLALAFPDRVAKARQPASGQYLLANGRGAALEPGQRLAREPYLVVGEMTGSAQQARILSAAAISEADIAALAASDLIRIALSERNETVFDRQARALRARAARKYGALVLAERPLPVGASQENAEVLARGIAALGIDSLPWSKGQQQLRERVAFLRSAEGEDAGWPDLSDSGLAETAADWLAPHIVGRSSLSAITPGDLDAALSTLLPWELKRRLDAEAPTHFTAPTGSQLAVDYGAEAGPAISVRVQELYGLAQHPSLAGGRVPLVLELLSPAHRPIQVTRDLPGFWRGSWASVKAEMKGRYPRHPWPDDPAAAAPTTRAKPCGT, from the coding sequence ATGCGCGCCTTCGGTACCCCTCTTCCAATCGACGCGGTCCTCGACGCCCTCGCCGGCTCCCTGCGCGAGCGGCCGAACGCCGTGCTCGTCGCCCCGCCCGGCGCCGGCAAGACCACGCGCGTGCCACTTGCTCTCCTCGACGAGCCCTGGGCCAAAGGTAACGGCAAACTGATCGTGCTGGAGCCGCGGCGATTGGCGGCACGCGGCGCGGCCAATCGCATGGCGCAGACACTGGGCGAGCGCGTCGGCGAGACGGTAGGCCTGCGCGTCCGGCTCGGTTCAAAGATCGGGCCGAAGACTCGGATCGAGGTTGTCACCGAAGGCGTCTTCGCCCGAATGATTCTCGACGATCCCACTCTCGATGGCGTCGCCGCCGTGCTGTTCGACGAATTTCACGAGCGCTCGCTCGACGCCGATTTCGGGCTGGCGCTGGCGCTTGATGCGCAGGCAGGCCTGCGCGAGGACCTGCGCATCCTGGTGATGTCGGCGACGCTGGACGGAGCGCGTGTCGCCCGGCTTCTCGGCGATGCCGAGGTGATCGAGAGTGAAGGCCGCGCCTACCCGGTCGAGACGCGCTATCTCGGCCGCGACCCGCTGAAACGGATCGAGGACCAGGTCACCGAGGCCGTCCTGCAGGCGCTGAACGAGCAGGTAGGCTCCCTGCTCGTCTTCCTGCCGGGGCAAGGCGAAATCCGCAGGGTCGAGGAACGCCTGCGCGAGAAGATCCGTGATCCCGCGACCGAGATCGCGCCACTCTATGGCGCGCTCGACCAGGCCGAGCAGGATCGCGCCGTGCTGCCGGCGCCAAAGAACAAGCGCAAGGTCGTGCTCGCCACGTCGATCGCCGAGACCTCGCTGACGATCGAGGGCGTGCGCGTCGTGATCGATGCCGGTCTCGCCCGCGTGCCGCTCTACGAACCCGATATCGGCGTCACCCGCCTCGTCACCCAGCGCGCCAGCCGCGCGGCGTCCGACCAGCGCCGTGGCCGCGCCGGCCGCACCGAACCAGGCATCTGCTACCGGCTCTGGGAGGAGGCGGGCAACGGCGCGCTCGAAGCCTTCGCCCGGCCGGAGATCCTCTCGGCTGATCTTGCTCCCCTCCTGCTCGACTGCGCCGCCTGGGGCGTCATCGATCCGACCACGCTCGCCTTCCTCGATCCGCCGCCGGCGCCGGCGCTGAAGGAGGCGCGGGCGCTGCTCAATGATCTCGATGCGCTTAGCCCGGACGGGCGCATAACCGAAGACGGCAAGGCGCTACAGGTGCTGCCACTGCCGCCGCGGCTCGCACATATGGTCGTCGGTGCCGCACATTATCGCCAAGCCGAGCCGGCTACCTTACTGGCGGCCTTGCTGGTCGAGCGTGGGCTCGGCGGCGACGCCATCGACCTCGCCGAGCGGCTGGAGCGTTTCGGGCGCGAGCGCAGCGGCCGTGCCGGCGACATGCGCCGCCTCGCCGAGGGCTGGGCCCGGCAGGCGGCGAGCAAGGTACAGGCGGGCGCAGAGCAACCGCTCTCTCCCGGTTTCCTGCTGGCGCTCGCCTTCCCCGACCGCGTCGCCAAGGCACGCCAGCCCGCCTCGGGGCAATACCTGCTCGCCAATGGTCGGGGCGCGGCGCTCGAACCCGGCCAGAGGTTGGCGCGCGAACCCTATCTCGTCGTCGGCGAGATGACCGGCTCGGCGCAGCAGGCCCGCATCCTCAGCGCCGCCGCGATCAGCGAAGCCGACATCGCCGCGCTCGCCGCCTCCGACCTGATCCGGATCGCCCTGTCGGAACGCAACGAGACCGTGTTCGACAGGCAGGCGCGCGCGCTGCGGGCGCGGGCCGCACGGAAATACGGGGCACTGGTACTGGCCGAGCGGCCTTTGCCGGTCGGGGCATCACAGGAGAACGCCGAGGTGCTGGCGAGGGGCATCGCCGCGCTCGGCATCGACTCGCTGCCCTGGAGCAAGGGGCAGCAGCAATTGCGCGAGCGCGTCGCCTTCCTGCGTTCGGCCGAAGGCGAGGATGCCGGCTGGCCAGACCTGTCCGATAGTGGACTCGCCGAGACCGCCGCGGACTGGCTCGCGCCGCACATTGTCGGGCGAAGCTCGCTCTCGGCAATTACGCCCGGGGATCTCGACGCGGCTCTTTCGACACTGCTGCCCTGGGAGCTGAAGCGGCGGCTCGATGCGGAGGCACCGACGCATTTTACGGCGCCGACCGGCTCGCAGCTCGCGGTCGACTATGGCGCCGAAGCCGGGCCGGCGATCTCGGTCCGGGTGCAGGAGCTTTACGGGCTGGCGCAACACCCCTCGCTCGCCGGCGGGCGCGTGCCGCTCGTGCTGGAGCTGCTGTCGCCGGCGCATCGGCCGATCCAGGTGACGCGCGATCTGCCGGGCTTCTGGCGCGGCTCCTGGGCGAGCGTGAAGGCCGAGATGAAGGGTCGCTACCCGCGCCATCCCTGGCCGGACGATCCCGCAGCGGCGGCGCCGACGACGCGGGCCAAGCCGTGCGGGACGTAA